GCCTTCACTTCTTCTTGGCTTCATGGCCAGTGATTTGTGTTTGGTTGACATCTATGGGCATCTGCACCATGGCGTTCAACTTGAACGGTTTCAACTTCAACCAGTCTGTAGTTGATACTTCAGGCAAGGTTGTACCAACCTGGGGTGACGTACTTAACCGTGCAAACCTTGGTATGGAAGTAATGCACGAGCGTAATGCTCACAACTTCCCACTTGACCTAGCAGCTGCTGAGTCTACTTCTGTAGCTCTTGTTGCACCTGCAATCGGTTAAGTCTTTAACTTGATATTTCTAAAGCCCTCTTTGCGAGGGCTTTTTTGTCCTTTATTAGATTAGAGAAAACAAAAAGAGAGCAACTGAAAATTTACTATCAAATCTCTTTAACTATTAAGTCCTATTGCTCTGTCTCTATGGAAAACCTATAAGAGATTTATAAAGGAATGACTAATTAAGACTGAGCTTCCTAATGGTTCCGAGAAATGAATATATCTAAATTTCTATTAATTGATGCAGCATTAGCAATTTCAGCAATACCTTTAATATTTTTGCTTCAAGGTGGGAAAAGAAAGTCTCCACTTTTAACAAGCTCAAATAAAAAAGAACCCTTAGGAAAGTCTTCTATCAGACTACCAGATAAAGAAAAGCTTCTAGGACTGGAAATACTTGCAAAATATCAAGGTAGCGGAATTGAATTTTATTCGCTTATTGGAGATTGGAGGTTTGTCTCTGTATGGAAAAAAGACATCGACGAAGAAGATCCTATCTTTAGTTCATTGCTAAGAATTTTCTCTGCGAAAATAGAGTTTAAAAAGGAAATCTCAACTGAGAATTCAACTAAATTTTCTGTTGTCACATCCATTCAATTTGGACTTTTCACCATCGAGTTTTCTGGTTCTGGTTGTTTAAAAGGTAAACAACCTTTATTACCATTCGTTTTTAACTTAATTGAACTTAAATCAGGTTCAAATATTTTATTAAGTAGATCTCTTAAGGAACCCGAAGAAAAGGAAAAGTCATTTTTTGCCCTAATCGCATTAGAAGAAAATGGCAAATGGCTTTCAGCCAGAGGACAAGGAGGAGCGGTAGTGATTTGGTTGAGAGATTGATTCAACTAGTGAAGAGTATAGGATAGTCTCCACTCTCTTCACTTGACTAAATCTAATATCTGAAATCCTATAGCGGTGTTTTTAAAGTTCATTTAGATAGATCACCTATCACTTCTAAAAGGCGAATTATAGTTAGCCATGTTAATGGTATAAAGAGTGTATTGAAACAGCTATACCCAAAAAACCAACAACTAGAATTGGTGAGGAAGAAGGGAAAGTATACGTAGGAATTGAAATCATAATGAGCTATGAATGACCTTTCTAAAAGATATAATTATTATTTGGTAGGTGTTTTTACGACAGTTAATCACGGTTACCTCTCCAATGATTCTCAGATCATCTATTTAGTCAAAAATACTCTTAATCTCACAAACCACTGATTCATTTTTAAGATTAAAAGTCGTACTAAAAAAGGTGTTCATAACATTATTCAACAAGCTCAAGCTTATAAACAATATCTTTGCAATTGTTTGCTTTGTCCCATTCTCTAGCAAATGGAGTATCAAGTATTTCTATAAAAGCTTCTAAGCTTGTGACGTTATAGAAGGAATGTGATTTATGATCATTGATTTTGTTTAAGTCATAGTCAATAACAACTCCATCACCATATTCCTTGACGAAATTTTTAATCGTTTCTTCATAGTATTCAAAGGAGCAATCAAACGTACATACAATAAATAGTCTTGCCATTTAATTAGACCCTGCTGTAACCAAGTTTGCTTTCAAAAATTTTCAATGGCAATCCAGTTGATCCCATTGCCGCTTTGCATTTTTCTCCAACAGTCCCATAAACCTCGACGGTAAAATTATCTCCAAGTTCTGCATGACACTGTAAATATTCCGCTACAGGTGGATTTGCTAAATGAGCAAGGAAAGCTTCGTCATTTTTATAAACTTCGGACCAAACGAAACAAAGAGGATTCTCGGGATCTTGATCAAAAGTATGGTGCAACATTCCTGGTTCTGAATCCTCAACAGCCTTATCAGTTTTAGCGGCAAGTAATAAATATTCTTGAACCTTGTCTGGCTTCACTTGAATACG
The sequence above is drawn from the Prochlorococcus marinus str. MIT 1013 genome and encodes:
- a CDS encoding putative quinol monooxygenase, whose translation is MSFGAETPFILLARIQVKPDKVQEYLLLAAKTDKAVEDSEPGMLHHTFDQDPENPLCFVWSEVYKNDEAFLAHLANPPVAEYLQCHAELGDNFTVEVYGTVGEKCKAAMGSTGLPLKIFESKLGYSRV